A single window of Nicotiana tomentosiformis chromosome 1, ASM39032v3, whole genome shotgun sequence DNA harbors:
- the LOC138906692 gene encoding uncharacterized protein: MDKFTKLFPVHFSGAPYEEPQDYLDRCHEMTGSTKRFWKDFVLAIPAWSPALTWDQLSLLFLEKLLPIKLREEHCRQFERLQQGSMTVTQYETHFMDLARHALLLLPNERGRVRRFIDRLAQPIRLQMAKETVSEISFQVATNVARRVEMVLAQGGQGSDKRPRHSGGFNGASSGGKGTFGIGYPPRPFHSALQASPGALGGRGPRMPYSD, encoded by the exons atggacaagttcaccaagctcttcccagttcacttcagtggtgcaccttatGAGGaaccacaggattatcttgaccgctgccatgag atgacgggttccaccAAAAGATTTTGGAAGGATTTTGTATTGGCCATACCAGCgtggtcgcctgctcttacttgggaccagctCTCTctgctcttcctagagaagttgcTGCCTATTAAATTAAGAGAGGAGCATTgtcgtcagttcgagcgtctccagcagggcagtatgactgttactcagtatgagacccattttatggatttggcccgtcatgctcttcttctgcttcccaaCGAGAGAgggagggtgaggaggtttattgacagACTTGCTCAGCccatcagattgcagatggctaaggagactgtgagtgaaatttcttttcaggtggctaccaatgtcgccaggcgagtcgagatggttcttgctcagggaggtcaggggtccgACAAGAGACCACGTCATTCCGGGGGGTTCaacggtgcctcatctggaggcaagggtacttttggtataggctatcctcccaggccgtttcattcagcactccaggcatcccccGGTGCCTTAGGTGGTCGTGGACCTCGTATGCCTTATTCCGACTAG
- the LOC108944891 gene encoding agamous-like MADS-box protein AGL62 translates to MLAISSLSLRMSTRQGRKSVRIAKIENQNNRQVTFSKHRNCVFKKANELDIMTGAEVGIIVCPQGSKPYSFGHPNVNETINKYVGEERPPSPSSPGIDDKYVQMFRKDNSRKLNTRLNSLQNQLDSALNLKSKLKQMNKNVESQQEWFKGPIEKMNYTEASMLKEGLEDLLLKVKNYGTERAYGYEN, encoded by the exons ATGCTAGCTATATCATCATTATCTTTGAGAATGAGTACTAGACAGGGTCGCAAAAGTGTTCGTATCGCAAAGATAGAAAATCAGAATAATCGACAAGTGACTTTCTCAAAACATCGAAATTGTGTCTTCAAGAAAGCAAACGAGCTTGATATTATGACTGGTGCTGAAGTTGGCATCATCGTGTGTCCACAAG GTAGCAAGCCTTACTCTTTTGGTCATCCAAATGTAAATGAAACCATCAACAAATATGTTGGCGAAGAAAGGCCTCCATCACCATCATCACCGGGCATTGATGACAAGTATGTCCAAATGTTCCGAAAAGACAATTCTAGAAAACTTAACACACGACTCAATTCTCTACAAAACCAGCTGGATTCTGCATTAAATTTGAAAAGCAAACTCAAGCAAATGAATAAGAATGTGGAGAGCCAACAAGAGTGGTTCAAGGGTCCTATAGAGAAGATGAATTACACCGAGGCTTCAATGTTGAAGGAGGGATTAGAAGATCTGCTCTTGAAGGTGAAGAACTATGGTACTGAGCGTGCTTATGGTTACGAAAATTGA